In Levilactobacillus brevis, a single genomic region encodes these proteins:
- a CDS encoding IS3 family transposase: MNQQHRLAYQAISEVSQGKRGAIKTLLTHIGVSRQAYNKSFHRQETPWETQERLLEKRITYWFNQHHQAIGAGKILSNLQHDEQVTFKVTIKRVKRIMRNLNIKCQIRVKKRQRIKEQEQYIQDNVLNRNFKVAGPNQVWLADSTELSYGPKGQFKIRLSGVLDLCGRRLIASFLSTTETAVAEIQVFKQAFEQAGDVHPLIHTDRGAAYTAKAFNNFLSEHKVMRSMSRPGTPYDNAPMERWWNEFKAHWMERHPMPKTYREFVELVNEGIHYFNYLDRSPERNGLTPVEYWNEAA, translated from the coding sequence GTGAATCAGCAACATCGACTGGCATATCAGGCAATCAGTGAGGTCAGTCAAGGAAAGCGAGGCGCCATTAAGACATTATTGACGCATATCGGAGTTAGTCGGCAAGCTTATAACAAGTCTTTTCATCGGCAAGAAACGCCGTGGGAGACTCAAGAGCGGCTTCTAGAAAAGCGAATCACTTATTGGTTCAATCAACATCATCAAGCAATCGGAGCTGGCAAGATCTTGTCCAATCTACAGCATGATGAACAGGTGACGTTTAAGGTAACAATCAAGCGTGTTAAACGAATTATGCGTAACTTGAATATCAAGTGTCAGATTCGGGTTAAGAAGCGCCAACGTATCAAGGAACAGGAACAATACATTCAGGACAATGTTTTGAATCGTAACTTTAAAGTCGCCGGTCCCAACCAGGTTTGGCTTGCGGATTCGACTGAGTTGTCTTACGGACCAAAGGGTCAATTCAAAATCCGACTGAGTGGTGTTTTAGATCTATGCGGCCGGAGACTGATCGCCTCATTTTTGAGCACTACAGAAACAGCTGTGGCAGAGATCCAGGTTTTTAAACAGGCTTTTGAACAGGCTGGCGATGTACACCCACTGATCCATACGGACCGTGGAGCTGCTTACACCGCTAAAGCTTTCAATAACTTTCTGTCAGAACATAAAGTGATGCGCAGTATGTCCCGACCAGGAACACCTTACGACAACGCGCCAATGGAGCGTTGGTGGAATGAATTTAAAGCGCATTGGATGGAACGTCATCCAATGCCAAAAACGTATCGAGAGTTTGTGGAGCTGGTAAACGAAGGCATCCACTACTTTAATTACTTGGATCGTTCCCCAGAAAGAAACGGCCTCACCCCAGTAGAATACTGGAATGAAGCCGCTTAG
- a CDS encoding transposase: MSKIKYSAVEKLELINEFEASGQTNIGFAREHGLADKEAVIRWRALYKRDGFDGLKESKGCRRYSEVFKLRVVYAFLNGEGSQREVAMKYGLRSATQVNYWVSRYNRDKTVTATPSRKQVPTMSRKTTLAERIEVVEYITKQNHSYNEAAEHYSVSYQQARSWVLRAKKGGYNALEDRRGHRKPQRELTDLDKANLRIKQLEGQVADMELLKEFVKKFQEIQHKG; encoded by the coding sequence ATGTCGAAGATCAAGTATAGTGCCGTGGAGAAGCTGGAGTTGATTAATGAGTTTGAAGCATCAGGTCAAACTAATATTGGCTTTGCCAGAGAACATGGTTTGGCAGACAAGGAGGCGGTCATTCGGTGGCGGGCGTTGTACAAACGAGATGGCTTTGATGGGCTTAAAGAATCTAAAGGTTGTCGCAGATACAGTGAGGTCTTTAAGCTAAGAGTCGTGTATGCTTTTTTGAACGGCGAAGGTTCACAACGAGAAGTAGCAATGAAGTATGGTTTGCGCTCAGCTACGCAGGTAAATTACTGGGTTTCCAGGTATAATAGGGACAAAACTGTGACGGCAACCCCGTCTAGAAAGCAGGTCCCAACGATGAGCCGAAAAACTACTCTGGCAGAGCGTATTGAAGTGGTTGAGTACATTACCAAGCAGAACCACTCATATAACGAAGCAGCTGAACATTACAGCGTCTCCTACCAACAAGCCCGTTCGTGGGTGCTTAGAGCTAAGAAAGGTGGTTACAACGCCTTAGAGGATCGACGCGGACACCGTAAGCCACAACGAGAATTAACCGACTTAGATAAGGCCAATTTGCGGATTAAGCAACTAGAAGGTCAAGTCGCCGACATGGAATTACTGAAAGAATTCGTAAAAAAATTTCAAGAAATTCAGCACAAGGGGTGA
- the glpK gene encoding glycerol kinase GlpK, which produces MALKQPEDYILAIDQGTSSTRALIFDRSGRKVIEGYKEVPQYYPHAGWVESDANEIWNSVLSVIASALIDASIHPENIQAIGISSQRETTIVWDKVTGEPIYHAIGWQSQQTASLAKKLVADGRTKAIKDKTGLVLDAYFSATKVRWILDHVPGAQERAENGDLLFGTVDSWLAWKLSGGKIHVTDYSNASRTMLFNIHELKWDQDILDWLNIPAAMLPEVKSSSEVYGVTQNFQFYGVEVPIAGIIGDQSAALLGQLALEPGTVKNTYGDGAFVMMNTGDEPRTSEHNLLTTIAYKMNGQVTYALEGSILVAGTALAWLHESMKIIDNVPESRQAAMASTDDDEVYVVPAFNGLGAPYWDPDAKGAVFGLSRGTNRNDFVKATLQSIAYQTRDVLHTMKQDTGIAISELMADGGASRNRYLMQFQADIIDTPVQRAADEETTAMGAAITAGLAVGYWKSLEEVKQIRSAGRLFTPNMLPDRRERLYAGWKQAVKATRAFKPDNQ; this is translated from the coding sequence ATGGCACTTAAACAACCGGAAGATTACATCTTAGCGATTGACCAAGGGACCAGTAGTACGCGGGCATTGATCTTTGATCGCTCCGGGCGCAAAGTCATTGAAGGTTACAAGGAGGTTCCCCAGTATTATCCGCACGCGGGCTGGGTTGAGTCCGACGCTAACGAGATCTGGAACAGCGTCTTGTCAGTGATCGCCAGCGCCTTGATCGATGCGTCCATTCATCCAGAGAACATTCAAGCCATTGGGATTAGTAGCCAACGGGAAACCACGATCGTGTGGGATAAGGTGACCGGCGAGCCGATTTACCACGCTATCGGCTGGCAAAGTCAGCAAACCGCCAGTCTGGCCAAGAAGCTTGTGGCGGACGGCCGGACCAAGGCCATCAAGGACAAGACGGGGCTGGTGCTGGACGCCTACTTCAGTGCCACCAAGGTACGGTGGATCTTAGACCACGTGCCCGGCGCACAGGAACGCGCGGAGAACGGTGACCTGTTGTTCGGAACCGTCGATAGCTGGCTAGCCTGGAAGCTCTCCGGCGGTAAGATTCACGTGACCGACTACAGTAACGCCAGCCGGACCATGTTATTTAACATTCACGAGCTGAAATGGGATCAGGACATTCTGGACTGGCTGAACATTCCGGCCGCCATGTTGCCTGAGGTCAAGTCTAGTTCCGAGGTCTACGGCGTCACCCAAAACTTCCAGTTCTACGGCGTCGAGGTGCCGATTGCTGGGATTATCGGGGACCAATCCGCCGCCTTACTGGGGCAACTGGCGCTGGAGCCGGGAACTGTCAAGAACACGTATGGGGACGGGGCCTTCGTCATGATGAACACGGGGGATGAGCCGCGGACGTCCGAACACAACCTGTTGACCACGATTGCCTATAAGATGAATGGGCAAGTGACCTACGCGCTCGAAGGGTCCATTCTGGTGGCCGGCACGGCGCTGGCCTGGTTACACGAAAGCATGAAGATTATCGACAACGTTCCGGAATCCCGCCAGGCCGCCATGGCCTCAACCGACGATGATGAAGTCTATGTGGTGCCGGCCTTCAACGGATTGGGGGCCCCGTACTGGGATCCCGATGCCAAGGGGGCGGTCTTCGGCCTATCACGTGGAACGAACCGCAACGACTTTGTAAAGGCGACCCTGCAGTCGATCGCGTACCAGACGCGCGACGTCCTTCACACCATGAAGCAGGATACGGGAATTGCTATTTCCGAGCTGATGGCCGATGGTGGGGCCTCGCGGAACCGTTACTTGATGCAGTTCCAAGCCGATATCATTGACACACCGGTTCAGCGGGCGGCCGATGAGGAGACCACGGCCATGGGGGCGGCGATTACGGCCGGCCTCGCCGTGGGTTACTGGAAGAGCTTGGAAGAGGTCAAACAGATTCGCAGTGCCGGGCGGTTATTCACACCGAATATGTTGCCGGACCGGCGCGAACGCCTGTATGCCGGCTGGAAGCAGGCGGTGAAGGCTACTCGGGCATTTAAACCAGATAATCAATAA